A single region of the Vespula pensylvanica isolate Volc-1 chromosome 8, ASM1446617v1, whole genome shotgun sequence genome encodes:
- the LOC122631330 gene encoding uncharacterized protein LOC122631330: MKIPPEYRRRRRRKPFAKKNVGAKEKKKIIKKITIDEPLPESNSTSMCNLSSTSVPLQTIAVEKEKDIKSSETIDIQSPELDFSFLKLSPIPIVLPVEPIDVHSTDNILETTEDLLRLFFGPTALR; the protein is encoded by the exons ATGAAAATACCTCCGGAATATcgtcgaagaaggagaaggaaaccATTTGCGAAGAAGAATGTCGGcgcgaaggaaaagaagaaaattattaaaaaaattacgatcgaCGAACCACTTCCGGAATCAAATTCTACCTCAATGTGTAATTTATCATCGACGTCGGTACCGTTGCAGACGATCGccgtagagaaagaaaaagatataaaaagttctgaaacgatcgatatacaAAGTCCGGAATtagatttttcgtttttaaaattatcacCTATACCAATAGTTTTACCAGTGGAACCAATCGACGTACACTCTACGGATAATATATTGGAAACGACGGAAGATCTTTTGCGATTGTTTTTTG gaCCAACAGCGCTTCGATGA